A part of Chitinivorax tropicus genomic DNA contains:
- a CDS encoding ABC transporter permease, with the protein MVSVARAALIYEWRRFLPAVLAVAFAGLLVQIQLSLLLGMFGSIAVYIDRSSADLWVGYPGTQSVDLARPIPGKVENSLRMHPDVVGVERFTWTMGDWQRPTGGKLSAVLIGIDPKPDAMTFATLLTPALRQKLLEPGSVLVDEADLDKLGVKVGDDAELSGKRVRIVATVNGIRAMGGANVLTSLSTARGIDPYLRGDTTDYFLIRLKDPQHAESVRDALQPDGSFKPFQVWTAEEFSIQSQLYWLLESGAGSGFLFSSALGLLVGIVITSQTLMGAIVAALREYATLRALGVSTRSLRAVVVEQSFWVGLVGLLITAGIGVLLVMLAQSAHIALSTPIWAAIFTGILVLGIALMSGLAALRALNQAEPFTLLR; encoded by the coding sequence ATGGTTTCCGTTGCCCGTGCCGCATTGATCTACGAATGGCGTCGGTTTTTGCCAGCCGTGCTGGCCGTTGCATTCGCCGGACTGCTGGTACAGATCCAACTGAGCTTGCTGCTGGGCATGTTCGGCTCAATCGCGGTGTATATCGACCGTTCTTCTGCCGACCTGTGGGTTGGCTACCCAGGGACGCAAAGTGTCGATCTGGCTCGCCCGATCCCTGGCAAAGTGGAAAACAGCCTGCGTATGCACCCGGATGTCGTCGGTGTGGAGCGGTTCACCTGGACGATGGGCGACTGGCAGCGACCAACCGGGGGTAAGTTGTCCGCCGTGCTGATCGGGATCGATCCCAAGCCGGATGCCATGACTTTCGCCACCCTGCTGACCCCGGCGTTGCGACAGAAGTTGCTGGAACCCGGCAGCGTGCTGGTGGATGAAGCCGATCTGGACAAGTTGGGTGTCAAAGTGGGAGATGACGCGGAGCTGAGTGGCAAGCGGGTGCGCATCGTGGCCACTGTCAATGGAATCCGCGCAATGGGCGGCGCTAACGTTCTGACCTCTCTCAGCACCGCCCGGGGTATTGATCCGTATCTGCGAGGGGACACGACCGATTATTTCCTGATCCGCTTGAAAGATCCGCAACATGCCGAATCGGTACGTGATGCCTTGCAACCTGATGGTAGTTTCAAACCTTTTCAGGTCTGGACGGCGGAGGAGTTTTCCATCCAGTCGCAGCTCTATTGGCTGCTGGAGTCAGGTGCGGGCTCTGGGTTTCTGTTCTCCTCCGCGCTTGGCTTGCTGGTGGGGATTGTCATCACCAGCCAGACCTTGATGGGCGCCATTGTGGCAGCCTTGCGTGAATACGCCACACTCAGGGCCCTGGGCGTATCTACGCGCTCATTGCGCGCGGTGGTGGTGGAGCAGTCGTTCTGGGTAGGGTTGGTCGGCCTTCTCATCACAGCGGGGATCGGTGTGCTGCTGGTGATGCTGGCGCAGTCCGCCCATATTGCGTTGTCAACACCGATCTGGGCGGCGATCTTCACCGGTATTCTGGTGCTGGGCATTGCGCTCATGTCCGGGCTGGCGGCGTTACGTGCGCTCAATCAAGCCGAGCCTTTCACTTTATTGCGATAA
- a CDS encoding HlyD family secretion protein — MNRLRPIVYSLCAMGAIALAVELTGCAESQAGKQPTTTATASPWAAIAKGRISIEGGVINIAAPRPGIVQAVLVEEGTEVKAGAVLARIDDRESQLALRIKEQERDEARATLALLTLRQQIAQREWKRIASLPDDEVVSNQDRDNAKDQLTLANAEVTRQQATVAAAEAQVSAGRLEVEQHVVKAPLDGRIIRRQAKPGDGASTLNVTPLFMFAPHGPRIVRADLEERFVRSVASGQSAEVVLEADESKVYKAKVLRLGEVFGSRPENDDPTEKQDVRVIECVLSLDAPELKIGQRVVVKIAHPTTSGRS, encoded by the coding sequence ATGAATCGCTTGCGACCTATCGTCTACAGCCTGTGTGCCATGGGTGCAATTGCGCTGGCTGTAGAACTGACTGGCTGTGCCGAATCCCAGGCTGGCAAACAGCCCACCACGACCGCCACGGCGTCCCCTTGGGCGGCTATTGCCAAAGGCCGCATCAGCATCGAGGGTGGTGTGATCAACATTGCCGCTCCACGGCCAGGCATTGTCCAGGCGGTGCTGGTGGAGGAAGGCACAGAGGTCAAGGCTGGCGCGGTGTTGGCTCGTATCGATGATCGTGAGTCCCAGCTCGCTTTGAGGATCAAAGAGCAGGAACGCGACGAAGCGCGCGCCACCCTGGCCCTGTTGACCCTGCGGCAGCAGATTGCCCAGCGCGAGTGGAAACGTATCGCCAGCTTGCCGGATGACGAGGTGGTGTCCAATCAGGATCGTGACAACGCCAAAGACCAGCTGACGCTGGCCAATGCTGAGGTCACCAGGCAGCAGGCCACCGTTGCCGCCGCTGAAGCCCAAGTGTCGGCAGGTCGGTTGGAGGTGGAGCAACACGTCGTCAAGGCACCGCTGGATGGCCGCATCATCCGGCGTCAGGCCAAACCGGGTGATGGTGCTTCGACCTTGAATGTCACGCCGCTGTTCATGTTTGCGCCACATGGCCCTCGCATCGTCCGTGCCGATCTGGAAGAGCGCTTTGTCAGGTCGGTGGCCTCTGGGCAATCTGCCGAGGTGGTGTTGGAGGCGGATGAGAGCAAGGTCTACAAAGCCAAGGTGCTGCGGTTGGGCGAGGTTTTCGGCAGCCGACCAGAAAATGATGACCCGACCGAGAAACAGGACGTGCGGGTGATCGAGTGTGTGCTGTCGCTGGATGCACCCGAGTTGAAAATCGGCCAACGGGTGGTGGTCAAGATCGCGCATCCGACCACATCGGGGCGATCATGA
- a CDS encoding type I polyketide synthase, which produces MDKAQLNNAGRPSDIAIVGMASHFPDAATLYDFWTNIVNRKDSIIDVDQMNGDEYWRKADFYDPDPTAPDKTYGHKAGFVPPIEFDPVEFKLPPLMLESVSTAQIFALYVAKQAMQDARLIGDNPIPTDKDRIGVILGGAGNGNTSFSLGSRQQSPYLKKVLVNTGLSEPVADEIISRANDLYLEWNEDSFPGFLGNVACGRIASYFDLGGTSYMVDAACASSLAAIKSAMGELADHSCDVVLTGGVNLENSVFSFLCFSKTPALSKSNISRPFDAESDGMMLGDGVGFLVLKRLADAERDGDRIYAVIKSLQASSDGRAKSIFAPRHEGQVKAMHRAYERAGVSPADIQLVEAHGTGTQSGDHTEIRSLRAVFEACQIPEGSIAIGSVKSQIGHTRCAAGAASMMKVALGLYHKVLPPTINVKQPSKELALEGSPFYVNTDSKPWFRPVSQAPRRAALSAFGFGGTNYHAILEEYQPEQRATYRLNRRPEVVLLQADSPDALLVQGQAMLTAWQGKEGLTAFRQHQLSSTGQAVPTSAARLAFAAEGLAQAIQLLGEALKQLSNKPDQDWEHPLGIYYKPFAKASMGRVVALFPGQGAQYVSMAREVVNDYPIVRQTIEMLDQVAHGQGLSPLSGVMFPPPAFSEATQNEQMQQITRTSRAQPAIGAISAGYFKLLQGMGLQPDFFAGHSYGEVAALWAAGALTDQDFVRVSLARGAAVEASSEGDMGAMLAAAMSEEQAETLLQQFPALIVANFNSPEQLVLGGASAVVQQALAFLNERKIRAQMLPVAAAFHTPFVEHACVPFQADLADIAFQTPQGKVYSTATAETHDSNPAAIKQALVKQLISPVRFTQTIEQIHAAGGDLFVEIGPKGILGKLVGDILKGKPHSVVSVNPAANGDASLQFKRALAKLLVEGVALQDLDPQAEPIPLPPVAKQTRTYTMTGGFFLSDKSRQRRERALRKDSQVVEAFIQSRLPASAPALAPAPAPASTAPVLEAEPVDWPAPRLEPELLVGTLVEDDTGMNWLRAVPALNGEGMMQSGNQENEMLSVLGAQIQAQNVLSQVHQQFQINQREYIQLLNSLLGKQCALLEKFQGSPQLTEVVSSLSQSFQLLDKNQELYHVNHEHYFDNQHAMLGGDAARQNRIGVATSQRAPISLPASPAVAPVVAPVSAPAMQPAVATAPVQAPKPVVPALQPATPAPAMAAPVAVATPAPAATKLSPEDEALVKRFEAITVDELISQLIEIVSDRTGYPADMITAEMDLEADLGIDSIKRLEIFGAMFDILATDVPYFQDAESTKESETFDIDAFSNIRKMAVFFKDTIDELLAEIKGQGASSEAAATVETAEAAPVVNTPAAAAELPAIVETPIEAAPPIRNLGVVTTTRKLADQAGDKESAAKKSLAEPREDASAPARRLIASDADTVSQPVQRFQPVKRLLPKPDQRDLALPAGQVWLITDDGKGLSDELAQQLLAREQKVVRLALAWQPSKGNRKGIQGVVDYALEQADEGSLQTVLSRITETEGVIGGVIHLQAAGQVSKSVLSAFQAADYDQARFAFNLAKAMQPRFSEQTIGRSFFFLISQVDGELGTAGRGNYPLVTAGVTGLSKSLNIEWEQTFCRTVDLDPKANKALAASMIVEELSDACTDVAEIGRGAKGERIGLGFEAVSIDAEAALTDIDDKSVFVVTGGARGITAECVIALAKRYPARFALLGRTRIDGAVPAWAEGISEVNALKASAIKHLQQQGEQPTPVKVDRMLKDVLQLAEVRQTLTRIEAAGGQARYIACDIADGKDVARAMADVQRELGPVTGLIHGAGNLADKRIEKKTAADFDSVFLTKVKGLETLLAAIKVDKLKHVVVFSSVSGFFGNAGQTDYAMANEVLSKFAWLFQTQYPKAYVRAINWGPWDTGMVNDVLKKAYAERNLAIIPTDIGVGHFVNEFRHAAVPQLLIGGGSYKVSPKIKQLPELTEINRIIKAEDNPFLNDHVVDGHAVLPATLAIGWMVQLGEDVLPGYHFEKLVDFRVLKGVVFDEAEQGQLRAEIRPLAGPEKGNDRHTLSIRIVSDQPTGVLQRYQGTLVMSHEKVAQPVFTGANLAGQVEVQTLYGDMRQGALLFSGPIFRGVQRILNVDAAHLTLAAQLPEVTATQQGQFPICSFNPYLGDVCVQPPMAWLLLQTDKAGLPSQITQWEQFATPAAGQPFYLSLSVLSQTQAGLVTDIVVHDEAGRVFSKLSGLTFTVSKKLRQLLCDPEDSTIS; this is translated from the coding sequence ATGGACAAGGCGCAGTTGAACAATGCAGGGCGTCCGTCGGACATCGCGATTGTGGGCATGGCAAGCCACTTTCCTGATGCGGCGACGTTATATGATTTCTGGACGAACATCGTCAATCGGAAAGACTCGATCATCGATGTCGATCAGATGAATGGTGATGAATATTGGCGCAAGGCGGATTTCTATGATCCAGACCCGACCGCACCGGACAAGACCTATGGCCATAAAGCTGGTTTTGTGCCGCCGATCGAGTTCGATCCGGTGGAATTCAAGCTGCCGCCCCTGATGCTGGAATCGGTCAGTACCGCCCAGATCTTTGCGTTGTATGTGGCCAAGCAGGCCATGCAGGACGCACGATTGATCGGTGACAATCCGATACCGACAGACAAGGATCGGATTGGTGTGATTCTTGGCGGTGCTGGAAACGGTAATACCTCGTTTTCGTTAGGCTCTCGTCAGCAATCCCCTTATCTGAAAAAAGTGCTGGTCAACACCGGCCTGTCGGAGCCGGTGGCCGATGAGATCATCTCACGCGCCAATGATCTGTATCTGGAATGGAATGAAGACAGTTTTCCAGGCTTTCTGGGGAACGTGGCATGTGGCCGGATCGCCAGCTACTTCGATCTGGGCGGTACCTCCTATATGGTTGACGCTGCCTGCGCCAGCAGCCTGGCCGCCATCAAGTCTGCCATGGGCGAGCTGGCAGACCACAGCTGTGATGTGGTGCTCACTGGTGGGGTCAACCTGGAAAACTCAGTCTTTTCCTTCCTCTGTTTCAGTAAGACCCCGGCCCTGTCGAAGAGCAACATCTCCCGGCCTTTCGATGCTGAATCCGACGGCATGATGCTGGGTGATGGGGTGGGCTTTTTGGTGTTGAAGCGGTTGGCTGATGCCGAGCGGGATGGGGATCGGATCTACGCCGTGATCAAATCCTTGCAGGCATCCAGCGACGGACGCGCCAAAAGCATTTTCGCCCCCCGTCACGAAGGCCAGGTCAAGGCCATGCATCGTGCCTATGAGCGTGCGGGTGTCTCACCTGCCGATATCCAGCTGGTCGAGGCCCATGGCACAGGCACCCAATCGGGCGACCATACCGAGATCCGTAGCCTTCGGGCCGTATTCGAGGCCTGCCAGATTCCAGAAGGCTCGATCGCCATCGGCAGCGTGAAATCGCAGATCGGCCATACTCGTTGCGCGGCAGGTGCTGCCTCCATGATGAAAGTGGCCTTGGGGCTATATCACAAGGTGTTGCCGCCGACCATCAATGTCAAGCAACCCAGCAAAGAGCTGGCGTTGGAAGGCAGCCCTTTCTATGTCAACACCGACAGCAAACCCTGGTTCCGCCCGGTCAGCCAAGCGCCACGTCGTGCCGCGCTGAGTGCGTTTGGGTTCGGTGGCACCAACTACCACGCCATCCTCGAGGAATATCAACCAGAGCAGCGGGCGACCTATCGCCTGAATCGTCGGCCAGAGGTGGTGCTCCTGCAGGCAGACTCACCCGACGCTTTGTTGGTGCAAGGGCAAGCCATGCTGACTGCATGGCAAGGCAAGGAAGGCTTGACCGCATTCCGGCAGCATCAGCTGTCCTCCACCGGACAAGCAGTCCCCACCAGTGCCGCACGCCTGGCATTTGCAGCAGAAGGATTGGCGCAGGCCATCCAGCTGTTGGGCGAAGCCTTGAAGCAGTTGAGCAACAAGCCCGACCAGGACTGGGAACACCCGCTGGGTATCTACTACAAGCCTTTTGCCAAGGCAAGTATGGGGCGGGTGGTGGCGCTGTTCCCAGGGCAGGGAGCGCAATATGTCAGCATGGCGCGAGAAGTCGTCAATGACTATCCGATTGTGCGCCAGACCATCGAGATGCTGGATCAAGTCGCACACGGCCAAGGCCTGTCTCCCTTGTCGGGGGTGATGTTTCCACCGCCGGCATTCAGTGAGGCCACACAAAACGAGCAGATGCAGCAGATCACCCGGACCAGCCGCGCACAGCCTGCAATCGGAGCCATCAGCGCCGGGTATTTCAAACTGTTGCAGGGCATGGGGTTACAGCCAGATTTCTTTGCCGGGCACAGCTATGGTGAGGTGGCTGCATTGTGGGCTGCCGGGGCGCTGACCGACCAGGATTTCGTGCGGGTGTCGTTGGCACGAGGGGCGGCAGTCGAGGCATCGTCTGAAGGCGACATGGGCGCGATGCTGGCGGCAGCAATGAGTGAGGAACAGGCTGAAACCTTGTTACAGCAGTTTCCGGCATTGATCGTGGCCAATTTCAACTCACCCGAACAATTGGTGCTGGGTGGTGCATCGGCAGTCGTTCAACAGGCCTTGGCGTTCTTGAATGAGCGCAAGATCCGGGCACAGATGTTACCAGTGGCGGCAGCCTTCCACACACCGTTTGTCGAACATGCTTGCGTACCGTTCCAGGCCGATCTGGCGGATATCGCCTTCCAGACGCCGCAGGGCAAGGTGTATTCGACGGCCACTGCCGAAACACACGATTCCAACCCCGCTGCGATCAAGCAGGCACTGGTGAAGCAATTGATCAGCCCGGTGCGTTTCACCCAGACCATCGAGCAGATTCATGCCGCAGGTGGCGACCTGTTTGTTGAGATCGGACCGAAAGGCATTTTGGGCAAGCTGGTTGGCGACATTCTGAAAGGCAAACCGCACAGCGTTGTGTCGGTGAATCCAGCCGCCAATGGTGATGCCTCTCTGCAATTCAAGCGAGCGCTGGCCAAGCTGCTGGTAGAGGGGGTGGCATTGCAGGATCTCGACCCGCAGGCCGAGCCAATCCCGCTGCCGCCCGTGGCCAAGCAGACCCGCACCTATACCATGACAGGTGGTTTTTTCCTGTCCGACAAATCCCGTCAGCGGCGCGAGCGGGCGTTGCGTAAGGATTCACAGGTGGTCGAGGCATTCATCCAGTCCCGGCTGCCTGCCAGCGCACCTGCGCTGGCACCGGCGCCAGCGCCAGCATCGACTGCTCCGGTACTGGAAGCCGAACCTGTGGATTGGCCAGCCCCAAGGCTGGAACCCGAATTGTTAGTTGGAACCCTGGTTGAAGACGATACCGGCATGAATTGGCTGCGCGCCGTTCCTGCCTTGAATGGAGAAGGCATGATGCAAAGCGGTAATCAGGAAAATGAAATGCTGAGCGTACTGGGTGCACAAATCCAGGCTCAAAATGTATTAAGTCAGGTTCATCAACAGTTCCAGATCAATCAGCGCGAATACATCCAGCTGCTGAATTCATTGCTGGGCAAGCAGTGTGCGTTGCTGGAGAAATTCCAGGGCAGCCCACAGCTGACAGAAGTTGTATCCAGTCTGAGCCAGAGCTTCCAGCTGCTGGACAAGAATCAGGAACTCTACCATGTCAACCACGAGCACTATTTTGACAATCAGCACGCGATGCTGGGGGGCGATGCGGCTCGCCAGAACCGTATCGGTGTAGCCACCAGCCAGCGCGCACCAATCAGCCTGCCAGCCAGCCCGGCGGTGGCGCCAGTGGTGGCACCCGTCAGCGCGCCGGCCATGCAGCCGGCAGTGGCGACCGCACCTGTTCAAGCACCCAAGCCAGTTGTGCCAGCACTGCAGCCTGCGACACCAGCGCCGGCCATGGCTGCTCCGGTAGCGGTCGCTACGCCCGCTCCTGCGGCCACCAAGCTCAGCCCGGAAGACGAGGCGCTGGTGAAGCGCTTTGAAGCCATCACGGTAGATGAGCTGATCAGCCAACTGATCGAAATCGTTAGTGATCGCACCGGCTACCCAGCGGATATGATCACGGCGGAAATGGATCTGGAAGCTGATCTGGGCATTGACTCGATCAAGCGTCTGGAGATCTTCGGCGCGATGTTCGACATTCTGGCAACTGATGTGCCGTACTTCCAGGACGCAGAGAGCACCAAAGAGTCGGAAACCTTCGATATCGATGCATTCAGCAATATCCGCAAAATGGCTGTGTTCTTCAAGGACACCATCGACGAGCTGTTGGCGGAAATCAAAGGCCAAGGCGCATCCAGCGAAGCCGCTGCCACTGTTGAGACAGCCGAAGCCGCGCCTGTGGTCAACACGCCGGCTGCAGCAGCTGAATTACCCGCCATCGTCGAGACACCGATCGAAGCGGCACCGCCGATCCGTAATCTGGGCGTGGTGACGACCACCCGCAAGCTGGCTGATCAAGCAGGGGATAAGGAATCTGCCGCAAAAAAATCCCTAGCTGAGCCACGGGAAGACGCATCTGCCCCGGCTCGGCGCTTGATTGCAAGTGATGCCGATACTGTTTCCCAACCCGTACAACGCTTCCAGCCGGTCAAACGGCTCTTGCCGAAACCGGATCAACGTGACCTGGCCCTGCCTGCAGGGCAGGTATGGTTGATAACGGATGATGGAAAGGGCCTGAGTGATGAGCTTGCACAGCAATTGCTCGCCAGAGAACAGAAAGTGGTGCGGCTGGCCTTGGCCTGGCAACCGTCCAAGGGCAATCGCAAGGGTATTCAGGGCGTGGTGGACTATGCCCTGGAACAAGCCGACGAAGGTAGTCTGCAGACCGTGCTGAGCCGGATCACCGAGACAGAAGGTGTCATCGGTGGGGTGATCCACCTGCAGGCGGCTGGGCAAGTGAGCAAGTCGGTGCTGTCGGCGTTTCAGGCTGCCGATTATGATCAGGCGCGGTTTGCGTTCAACTTGGCCAAGGCCATGCAGCCACGATTCAGCGAGCAAACCATCGGGCGTTCTTTCTTCTTCCTCATTAGCCAGGTGGATGGTGAATTGGGCACGGCTGGCCGTGGGAATTATCCACTGGTAACCGCTGGTGTGACCGGTCTGAGCAAGTCATTGAATATCGAATGGGAGCAGACATTCTGCCGCACGGTTGATCTCGACCCGAAAGCCAACAAGGCATTGGCAGCATCGATGATTGTCGAGGAGCTCAGCGATGCCTGCACCGATGTGGCTGAAATCGGACGTGGAGCCAAGGGTGAGCGTATCGGATTAGGTTTCGAGGCGGTGTCGATCGATGCCGAGGCCGCACTGACCGATATCGACGATAAATCGGTATTTGTGGTGACCGGTGGTGCCCGTGGCATCACGGCGGAGTGTGTCATCGCGCTGGCCAAGCGATACCCTGCACGCTTCGCACTGTTGGGTCGCACCCGCATCGATGGCGCAGTGCCTGCCTGGGCAGAAGGCATCAGCGAAGTCAACGCACTCAAAGCCAGTGCCATCAAGCACCTGCAGCAGCAAGGCGAGCAGCCGACACCGGTGAAGGTGGATCGGATGTTGAAGGATGTGCTGCAACTGGCTGAGGTGAGACAGACCCTGACCAGGATCGAAGCCGCAGGCGGCCAGGCGCGTTATATCGCCTGCGACATCGCTGATGGTAAGGATGTGGCGCGTGCCATGGCCGATGTGCAGCGCGAGCTGGGGCCGGTGACCGGGCTGATCCATGGCGCAGGCAATCTGGCCGACAAGCGGATCGAGAAAAAGACTGCAGCAGACTTCGACAGTGTGTTCCTGACCAAGGTCAAAGGGCTCGAAACCCTGCTGGCGGCCATCAAGGTGGACAAACTCAAGCATGTGGTGGTGTTTTCGTCGGTGTCTGGCTTCTTCGGCAACGCGGGGCAGACCGACTATGCGATGGCCAACGAGGTGCTGAGCAAGTTTGCTTGGCTGTTCCAGACCCAATACCCGAAAGCCTATGTGCGAGCCATCAATTGGGGCCCGTGGGATACCGGCATGGTCAATGATGTGCTGAAGAAAGCCTATGCAGAACGCAATCTGGCCATCATTCCAACTGACATCGGCGTTGGGCATTTCGTCAACGAGTTCCGCCACGCAGCGGTGCCACAGCTGCTGATCGGCGGGGGCAGTTATAAAGTCAGCCCAAAGATCAAACAGCTGCCAGAGCTGACTGAAATCAATCGGATCATCAAGGCTGAGGACAACCCCTTCCTGAATGATCATGTGGTTGATGGCCACGCCGTGCTGCCGGCCACGCTGGCGATCGGCTGGATGGTGCAGCTGGGTGAAGACGTGTTGCCAGGCTATCACTTCGAAAAGCTGGTCGATTTCCGGGTCCTGAAGGGCGTGGTGTTCGATGAGGCGGAGCAAGGGCAATTACGGGCAGAGATCCGCCCGCTGGCTGGCCCGGAAAAAGGCAATGATCGGCATACCTTGTCCATCCGGATCGTCAGCGACCAGCCGACAGGCGTGCTGCAGCGCTACCAAGGTACATTGGTCATGAGCCATGAAAAAGTGGCCCAGCCAGTGTTCACCGGAGCCAATCTGGCTGGGCAGGTCGAGGTGCAGACGCTTTATGGTGATATGCGGCAGGGGGCGTTGCTGTTCAGCGGCCCGATCTTCCGTGGGGTGCAGCGCATTTTGAACGTGGATGCCGCACACCTGACCCTGGCGGCGCAATTGCCTGAGGTCACGGCCACACAGCAGGGCCAATTCCCGATCTGCAGCTTCAACCCCTATCTGGGTGACGTGTGTGTGCAACCGCCGATGGCCTGGCTGTTATTGCAGACAGACAAGGCGGGCCTGCCGTCGCAAATCACGCAGTGGGAGCAGTTTGCAACGCCAGCAGCAGGTCAGCCGTTCTACCTGTCCTTGTCTGTATTGTCGCAGACACAGGCCGGGCTGGTGACCGACATCGTGGTGCATGACGAAGCCGGTCGGGTATTCAGCAAGCTGTCCGGGCTGACATTTACCGTCTCGAAGAAGTTACGGCAGCTGCTGTGCGACCCGGAGGATTCCACGATCAGCTGA
- a CDS encoding efflux transporter outer membrane subunit gives MKHWAPIALCGMVLGCNQMTPPQPLPTLPDQFLQPVQGTMPDANPWRMLGDPALSQWIEQVQSSNTELQAGLARLDAAKAELAGISAAQYPTLDWEHSVERRKQSKYDLGETIEDPKNPNNRHASQLVFGYELDLRGKIRAAIRAGEAEQRANRFDLQALRLSLARQTADLWLMRAELSSMARNIATQRALLAERQQVLQRKRQVGLLAADPLRDEARQLDELDLQALHIEQQRLRAERSLCQLAAQSHAGCKLPVGRAMADMAIPSIGTSVPAALLQRRPDLAAAQARYDAARARIDEAEAARWPALTLAGVLGVSAGNWAGLRRDNAKNWSLMPQIAAPLFDAGRRRAEVDQARSLAGASYAQWHGAIINAVNEVEDAAQTMTWATDTVHRRQSLWQLADKQWKAAQTSRRAGLNDGLQVRQAQLALLTAEQAQLTARREQLQASVALIAALGGGWVAEPVDQATSTTSDLATRVSSR, from the coding sequence ATGAAACACTGGGCGCCCATTGCTCTTTGCGGCATGGTGTTGGGTTGTAACCAGATGACCCCACCGCAACCGCTGCCCACGTTGCCGGATCAATTCCTTCAGCCGGTGCAAGGCACCATGCCCGATGCCAACCCCTGGCGCATGCTTGGTGACCCGGCCCTCAGCCAATGGATCGAGCAGGTGCAATCCAGCAATACCGAGCTACAAGCCGGGCTGGCGCGACTGGACGCCGCCAAGGCCGAGCTGGCCGGTATCTCGGCGGCACAATATCCCACCCTCGATTGGGAGCACAGTGTCGAGCGCCGCAAACAGTCGAAATACGACCTGGGTGAAACCATCGAAGACCCCAAGAACCCCAACAATCGCCATGCATCACAACTGGTTTTCGGGTACGAACTGGATCTGCGTGGCAAGATCCGTGCTGCAATACGCGCCGGGGAGGCCGAGCAACGTGCCAACCGATTCGATCTGCAGGCGCTGCGCCTGAGCCTGGCCCGACAGACCGCCGATCTATGGCTGATGCGTGCGGAGCTGTCGTCAATGGCACGTAACATCGCCACACAACGCGCCTTGCTGGCCGAACGTCAGCAAGTGCTGCAGCGCAAACGTCAGGTGGGTTTGCTGGCTGCAGACCCATTACGCGACGAGGCTCGCCAGCTGGACGAGCTGGACTTGCAAGCGCTACACATAGAGCAGCAACGTCTGCGCGCCGAGCGCAGCCTGTGCCAATTGGCCGCCCAATCACACGCCGGTTGCAAGCTGCCCGTCGGTCGGGCCATGGCAGACATGGCTATCCCCAGCATCGGTACCAGCGTACCCGCCGCATTGCTACAACGCCGCCCGGACCTTGCTGCTGCCCAGGCACGTTATGACGCAGCCCGGGCCCGCATCGACGAGGCCGAGGCTGCCCGCTGGCCCGCACTGACCCTTGCCGGTGTGTTGGGTGTCAGCGCCGGCAATTGGGCTGGCCTGCGGCGGGATAATGCCAAAAACTGGTCGCTGATGCCCCAGATTGCCGCACCTTTGTTTGATGCGGGACGCCGCCGCGCGGAGGTCGATCAGGCCAGATCGCTGGCGGGCGCGAGCTACGCACAATGGCACGGCGCCATCATCAACGCAGTCAATGAGGTGGAGGATGCAGCCCAGACCATGACCTGGGCCACCGACACTGTTCACCGTCGCCAGTCACTCTGGCAATTGGCCGATAAGCAATGGAAAGCAGCGCAGACCAGCCGTCGTGCAGGGCTCAATGACGGCTTGCAAGTCCGGCAGGCCCAGCTCGCCTTGCTCACAGCGGAACAGGCGCAATTGACGGCCCGCCGTGAGCAATTGCAAGCCAGCGTCGCCCTGATTGCCGCGCTGGGTGGTGGCTGGGTGGCCGAGCCCGTCGATCAGGCCACATCTACGACATCAGACCTTGCTACCAGGGTTTCCAGCCGATGA
- a CDS encoding ABC transporter ATP-binding protein, translating to MSATPTLIGEQLVKSFSSGKTRQTVLNGISLSILPGELTLIIGPSGSGKSTLLSVLSGLLLPDSGTVHAMGMELSRLSAEALDRFRLEYCGFVFQGFNLFTSLTALENVLLPLNYGPKIDKAVAVRRATAALELVGLGNRIKLRPMELSGGEKQRVAIARALVKEPKLLFADEPTSALDSHNGQIVIDILHHIAQEHGTTVLGVSHDNRLIKHADRVITLEDGAVVKDQRARNMLEAA from the coding sequence ATGTCTGCCACGCCCACCCTCATTGGCGAGCAGCTGGTCAAGTCGTTCAGCAGCGGCAAAACCCGCCAGACTGTGCTGAATGGCATTTCGCTGTCGATCCTGCCTGGCGAGCTGACCCTGATCATCGGCCCATCCGGCTCAGGTAAAAGCACGCTGCTTTCTGTGCTATCCGGGCTGCTGTTGCCGGACTCCGGCACGGTGCATGCCATGGGGATGGAGCTGAGCCGCCTGTCGGCAGAAGCACTGGATCGTTTCCGTCTGGAATATTGCGGTTTTGTATTCCAGGGGTTCAATCTATTCACCTCATTGACTGCACTGGAGAATGTGCTGCTGCCGCTCAATTACGGCCCGAAAATCGACAAGGCGGTTGCAGTCAGACGCGCCACTGCAGCCCTGGAGCTGGTGGGGCTGGGGAACCGGATCAAGCTCAGGCCCATGGAATTGTCTGGTGGTGAAAAACAACGGGTGGCCATTGCTCGTGCCCTGGTCAAAGAGCCCAAGCTGCTGTTCGCAGATGAACCCACCAGCGCATTGGACAGCCACAATGGCCAGATCGTGATCGATATTCTCCACCACATTGCCCAGGAACACGGCACGACGGTACTGGGGGTGTCGCATGACAATCGACTGATCAAACATGCGGATCGGGTGATCACTTTGGAAGATGGGGCGGTAGTGAAAGATCAACGTGCCCGCAACATGTTGGAGGCAGCATGA